From the genome of Mycobacteriales bacterium:
CCACGGTTGGGATACGACCGAGGTCCCGGACCCGGTCGATCCGGCGACCGCCCAGCGCTCGATCCTCGACTGGGCCGAGCGGGAGGCGGCCGAGCATGCCGAGCTCCTCGACTGGCACCGCCGGCTGATCCGGCTGCGCCGGGAGATGCCCGACCTCGCGGACGGCCGACTCGACCGGGTCGTGTGCAGCTACGACGAGGCGGCCGGCTGGTTCGTCATGCGCCGCGGCGGTCTCGCCGTCGTCGTCAACCTGGCCCCGGCTCGGCAGCCGATCCCGGTCGGCGCCACCCCCACCGGCGTGCTGCTCGCGTCAGCCGGGGGCTTCGTCTACCGGGACGGCGAGGTCGAGATCGACGCCGACTCGGTGGCGATCGTCGCGGTCGCGGACCGGCCCGTCGCCGGGCCGCACGCCGAGAGCCCACCGGCGAGTTAGCCGCCCCGCCCGCCCGTGATTCACTGCGGCATGCGTCGCCTGTACCCGGAGCCGGCGGACCCGGTGGACCTCGCCGAGATGTACGCGGTGAGCGGCGAGCGCCACGTGCGGGCGAACATGGTGGCCACCGTCGACGGGGCGATCTCCGTGGACGGGCGGTCGGGGGGTGTGTCCGGGCCGGCCGACCACGAGCTCTTCCTCCTGCTCCGCGGCCTAGCCGACGTCATCCTGGTCGGGGCCGGCACGGTGACGGCGGAAAGCTACGGACCGGCCCGCCCCACGGCCGCGATCCGGGAGCAGCGCCGGGCCCGCGGGCTGGCCGAGGTCCCCCCGGTGGCCGTGGTCACGTCCCGGCTCTCCCTCGACCTCGGGCTGCGCTTTTTCACCGAGGCCGTCGTCCGACCGCTGGTCCTCACCACGGCGCGCGCCCCGGCGG
Proteins encoded in this window:
- a CDS encoding pyrimidine reductase family protein, whose amino-acid sequence is MRRLYPEPADPVDLAEMYAVSGERHVRANMVATVDGAISVDGRSGGVSGPADHELFLLLRGLADVILVGAGTVTAESYGPARPTAAIREQRRARGLAEVPPVAVVTSRLSLDLGLRFFTEAVVRPLVLTTARAPAGRRSAAAELADVVVVGDDSVDLPGALAELADRGLGRVLCEGGPTLLAQLVAAGVLDELCLTISPLLVGGDAPRILKGGPVGPRPARLIHLLEADGELFARYALGSPG